The segment GGCCGGCGTCCATCTGTTTGTCGAGAAGCCGATGGCACCGACGGTTGAAGGTGCTCGTCAGTTGGCCGATGCGATTCGCGCGCGCGGGCGGGTCGGGATGGTCGGGACGATGTGGCGCCACGCGCCCGCGATCCGCGTGCAAAAGACGATCGTCGAGAGCCCGGCGTTCGGTCGGGCCGTCGCGTTCCACGGTACGCATCTGGCACCGGGTGAGTTCGTCAGCGGGCCGGGTGGAAGGGGTGGCGGATCACTGGGCTGGCGCTTCATGTTGGACCAGGGATGCCACATGGCCGACTGCATGCGGTTTCTCATGGGCCCGGTGCGCGGTGTCACCGCGGCGACCTCGGCGACGACAACGCGTCGCGACCAGTTTGGTCTCTCGGCGCTGGTGCTCTTTGTCGGCGGCGCCACCGGGACGCTGTTGTTGGCGTCGCACGCGTCCGTGATGAGCCCGTCCCTGACCATCGTCGGGGACGCGGGACAGGCCGTGACGGTACGCCACCTCGTCTCGCTTGAGAGGTACCCGTTGCCCGAT is part of the bacterium genome and harbors:
- a CDS encoding Gfo/Idh/MocA family oxidoreductase is translated as MCAASAQRPVRLAVIGCGAHSVTSLQPCIPLIPAFEYVAAYDRHPERAALGLRFGARRWYQDVARMFADEAIDAAVVAGPASMNHEMGLACAEAGVHLFVEKPMAPTVEGARQLADAIRARGRVGMVGTMWRHAPAIRVQKTIVESPAFGRAVAFHGTHLAPGEFVSGPGGRGGGSLGWRFMLDQGCHMADCMRFLMGPVRGVTAATSATTTRRDQFGLSALVLFVGGATGTLLLASHASVMSPSLTIVGDAGQAVTVRHLVSLERYPLPDELADPALRARVTQTWAHGANYRGVSRPGHLEALEHFAHAINTGTAPTPSLDDGWRALRLCQAMLESTEGGRSVSLAIGE